A segment of the Allosaccharopolyspora coralli genome:
GCTCGACGCTGATCCCGAAGGACCGCATCCTCTCCGGTGAGGCGCTCGCGGAGCTGCCGCAGGACCGGCAGATCGTGCTGCACTGCAAGTCCGGCGGTCGTTCTGCGGAGGCGCTCGCGGCGCTGCACAAGGCCGGGTTCTCGGACGCCGTGCACGTCGGCGGAGGCGTTCTCGGCTGGGCCAACCAGGTCGACACCTCCCTCCCCACGTACTGACCGCCCCGTCCCGTCCCGTCCCGCCGAGTTCCGTTCACCCCTGTGGACAACTCCCTCCCCCTGTGGACAGCGGGGTGGCAAATTCGCGCGAATTTGCCACCCCGGCTGGGCGGGGATGGGGGCTGACGGAGCGTCGGTGCCACGGAAACGGGTAGCAGCGCGGTAGCGTTCCGGCCCGTGAGTGCTACACCTGAGCCACCCCCGACGCATGTGCGTGCCGCCTTCGGCGCGCGTGGCGAGGAGGAGCCCGAACTCCTCGAGGGCGGGATCGCCTGGCGGTGCGGCGAAGTCGTGCTCCGTCCCGCATCGCACACCGCCGAGGCCGCCTGGGTGGCGCAGACGCTGGACCTGCTGGAACCGGAGGACGTGCGACTGGCCCGCCCGCTGCGGTCGACCGACGGGCGCTGGGTGGTCTCGGGCTGGTCGGCCAACCGCAACATCGACGGGAAACCGGAACCCCGTCACGACGAGGTGGTCGCCGCGTCGTTGCGGCTGCACGCGGCCAGTAGTTTCCTCGCCAAGCCTCGCTTTCTCGACTCGCGCCAGGATCTCTACTCGCTCGCGGACCGCATGGCCTGGGGCGAACAGGAGCACCCGCTGGTGCCGGAGAAGGGCGGCCGGCTCTACGACGTTCTCGAGGGCTCCCGCCGCAAGGTCCAGCTGCGTCAGCAGGTCGTGCACGGTGACCTGTTCGGCAACGTGCTGTTCGCGGGCAACGCGCCGCCCGGGATTCTCGAGTTCGCGCCGTACTGGCGGCCCGCCGAGTGGGCCGCGGCGGTCGCCGTGATCGACTCGTTGGCCTGGGGCGGTGCGGACCCGGCGATCGTGGAGCGCTGGTCGCATCTCGCCGAGTGGCCGCAGTCGTTGCTGCGGGCGTTGCTGTTCCGGCTCGCGGTGCACGCGCTGCATCCGGCCTCCACGACACAGTCGCTGGGCGGGCTGGAGTACGCCTCGCAGATGGTGCTCGAGGTCCTCTGATTCCCGTCCGGTGCTGGTACTCGGCAAGCTGCGACGCCGGTGAGCCACCACCACCGCAGATCAAGACGGCTTCTGATTCCTGCCGCGTGTGAGGATGGGGCCATGAGCGAGAACCTCCCGTTGAGCGGAGTCACCGTCGGGCTCACGGCCGAGCGCAAGGCGGACGAGTTCGCCGCCTTGTTGACCCGCCGGGGCGCACACGTCGTGCTCGGGCCGTCGATGCACACCGTGCCGCTGCCCGAGGACGGCGAGTTGGCGGCGGCCACGACCGACGTCCTGTCCGGGCCGGTCGATGTCGTCGTGGCGGTCACGGGCGTCGGATTCCGCGGCTGGGTCGAGGCCGCGGACCACAACGGGGTCGGCGACCGGCTCAGGGAGTCGCTGGGTTCGGCGACGCTGCTCGCTCGGGGTGCGAAGGCGCGCGGCGCCGTCCGTGGGGTGGGGCTCGCCGATCCGTGGACCGCGCCGACGGAGGAGTCGTCGGAGATCCTGGAGTACCTGCTCGCGGGCGGGGTCTCCGGCAAGCGGGTCGTCGTGCAGGTGCACGGTGATCCGATGACCGAGTTCCGCGAACGGCTCACGCAGGCCGGGGCGGAGGTTGTCGCCGTTCCGGTGTACCGCTGGACGGACCCGGTTGATCTGGCTCCGCTGGACGCGTTGATCGACGCGGTGATCGCCGGTGAGGTCGACGCGTTGCCGTTCACCAGTGCTCCGGCGGCGGCGAACCTGTTCGGCCGCGCGGACCGCACCGAGCGCGGTGCGGCGTTACGCCAGGCCATGCGCGAGCGGGTGTTGGTGGCGAGCGTCGGCCCGGTGACGGCGAAGCCGCTGGAGGCCGAGGGTGTCCCGTACTCGATGTCCGAACGCGCCCGGACCGCTTCGCTCGTGACACTCCTGGAGACCCGGCTGCCGTCCCCCGGGTGACGGCGCGCGAGACTCCGGGGGTGGATGAGGAGACGTTCGAGCGGGTGCGCGCCGTCGTGGAGTCGATTCCGAACGGGCGGGTGTTGTCCTACGGGGACGTCGCCGCGCTCGCGGGGTTGCGGTCGGCGAGGCTGGTCGGGCGCATCCTCTCGGAGGACGGTGCGGACGTGCCGTGGCACCGCGTGTTGCGTTCGGACGGCACCGTCGCGACGCATCTGCGCGAGCAGCAGCTCACCCGCCTTCGAGCCGAAGGTGTCCTGGCCGACCGCGACCGAGTGCCCATGCGCCGCTACCGCTGGTCCCCGGCACCTTAGAATTCCTTGCAGGGGGTTTGTTCGGTGGTCGGGTGGCGGAACCTCTCCCGCCCTCCTCGCTGCGGGATCGATTTCTTGAGTAGCGGCCTACGCTGCGAACTCGCTGTCCTCGCGAGGACGGTGCTGAGAACCCGCGGGTGGTCGGGCTGGGTTCGTGGTGACTGCTCAGCGGCTTCGCCGCTGACACGACACGACGACAGCTCAGGGGTCGCGGGCCGATCCGCGATGGGTGGTTCCTTGGCGGAACCTCACCTCGCGGCTGGCTGTGGGGTCGTCGTAGCGCCCTCCATCACGTCGACGCTGTTCTCGCGAGCCACCCTCGTGTACGTCGCGGCACACAGGGGGACCGGAGTGTCGGGGTGGCGTGATTCCATCGGGTCGTGCCGATCTCACCGCAGCTGGTCCGACGCGGCGTCCGCGCGCGTCCGGAACGCGAGTGGGAGCTGTCGGCTCGCCGGGCGTTCGACCACGACTCCGGGCTGTTGCGGGTGCTCGGCGGGCCGGGCACGGGAAAGACGACGTTGCTCGCAGAGGTCGCCGCCGACCGGATCCTGCGTCGTGATGCCTCGCCGGAGAACGTGCTTGTGCTGACCGCAGGCCGGAGGGCCGCGGCGACGGTGCGAACCGAGATCACCCGCCTGCTCACCGACGACGCCGCCCGG
Coding sequences within it:
- a CDS encoding uroporphyrinogen-III synthase encodes the protein MSENLPLSGVTVGLTAERKADEFAALLTRRGAHVVLGPSMHTVPLPEDGELAAATTDVLSGPVDVVVAVTGVGFRGWVEAADHNGVGDRLRESLGSATLLARGAKARGAVRGVGLADPWTAPTEESSEILEYLLAGGVSGKRVVVQVHGDPMTEFRERLTQAGAEVVAVPVYRWTDPVDLAPLDALIDAVIAGEVDALPFTSAPAAANLFGRADRTERGAALRQAMRERVLVASVGPVTAKPLEAEGVPYSMSERARTASLVTLLETRLPSPG
- a CDS encoding MGMT family protein, which codes for MDEETFERVRAVVESIPNGRVLSYGDVAALAGLRSARLVGRILSEDGADVPWHRVLRSDGTVATHLREQQLTRLRAEGVLADRDRVPMRRYRWSPAP
- a CDS encoding TIGR02569 family protein, translated to MSATPEPPPTHVRAAFGARGEEEPELLEGGIAWRCGEVVLRPASHTAEAAWVAQTLDLLEPEDVRLARPLRSTDGRWVVSGWSANRNIDGKPEPRHDEVVAASLRLHAASSFLAKPRFLDSRQDLYSLADRMAWGEQEHPLVPEKGGRLYDVLEGSRRKVQLRQQVVHGDLFGNVLFAGNAPPGILEFAPYWRPAEWAAAVAVIDSLAWGGADPAIVERWSHLAEWPQSLLRALLFRLAVHALHPASTTQSLGGLEYASQMVLEVL